One Psychrobacillus glaciei genomic region harbors:
- a CDS encoding threonine/serine exporter family protein — MSYFLQGILSFTAASAFGIVFNAPKNSLFYCGLVGMTGWLIYSFVDQLTSDPVKSSFAGAFTVAFVAHLMAKRFKMPMIIFSVAGIIPLVPGGVAYNAMRHIVENDYGLAIEFASLALMISGAIAIGLVFAEIITKLLLRTIKKPKLKP; from the coding sequence ATGTCGTATTTTTTACAAGGAATACTAAGCTTTACAGCGGCATCCGCGTTTGGAATAGTTTTCAATGCCCCAAAGAACTCCTTGTTCTATTGCGGACTTGTTGGTATGACGGGCTGGCTAATATATTCTTTTGTAGATCAATTGACGAGTGATCCGGTCAAATCTTCCTTTGCCGGAGCATTCACAGTTGCATTCGTTGCACATTTGATGGCAAAAAGGTTTAAAATGCCAATGATTATTTTTAGTGTAGCAGGAATTATCCCTTTAGTTCCAGGGGGAGTTGCTTATAATGCGATGCGCCATATTGTGGAAAATGATTATGGTTTAGCTATTGAGTTTGCCTCTCTTGCGTTAATGATTTCTGGTGCAATTGCTATCGGCTTAGTATTTGCGGAGATTATTACAAAATTACTATTAAGGACGATAAAAAAGCCCAAATTAAAACCGTGA
- a CDS encoding threonine/serine exporter family protein has product MFQLTPNYELAVECCLLAGRLMMESGAETYRAEDTMDRMAQSQKLTESQSFVTPTGIIFSGNKALPTRLARINNRTTDLGKIALVNGVSRKLANAEISLEDAYIELKKIDEEHKMYPFWIQIIAASIASGAFLILFGAKLVDIPTAMVAGGIGYAIADKLELRTKVKFFAEFFAALVISMIATFSVAYGFGNEVDKIIIGSVMPLVPGLLITNAVRDLMAGHFVSGLSKGAEAFLTASAIGAGVAIILSL; this is encoded by the coding sequence GTGTTCCAACTGACGCCAAACTATGAATTAGCAGTAGAATGCTGCCTACTCGCGGGTCGATTAATGATGGAAAGTGGAGCTGAAACATACCGTGCAGAAGATACGATGGATCGTATGGCTCAATCGCAGAAATTGACGGAATCACAAAGCTTTGTAACTCCTACTGGGATAATTTTTAGTGGAAATAAAGCACTTCCTACTAGATTAGCAAGGATTAATAATAGAACAACAGATTTAGGGAAAATTGCACTTGTAAATGGAGTTTCTAGAAAGTTGGCCAACGCAGAAATTTCATTGGAGGATGCGTATATAGAGTTGAAAAAAATTGATGAAGAGCATAAAATGTATCCTTTCTGGATTCAAATTATTGCTGCTTCAATTGCTTCAGGAGCATTTCTTATATTGTTTGGTGCTAAGCTTGTAGATATTCCGACTGCTATGGTTGCCGGGGGAATTGGCTACGCTATCGCTGATAAGTTAGAGTTAAGAACAAAAGTAAAGTTTTTTGCGGAATTTTTTGCTGCTTTAGTTATTAGTATGATCGCGACCTTTTCGGTAGCGTATGGCTTTGGAAATGAAGTTGATAAAATTATTATTGGATCAGTCATGCCACTTGTGCCAGGACTTCTTATAACGAATGCCGTTCGAGACTTAATGGCTGGACATTTTGTGTCAGGGTTATCCAAAGGAGCAGAAGCATTTCTTACGGCATCCGCAATAGGTGCAGGGGTTGCTATTATATTATCATTATAA